In Vicingus serpentipes, the following are encoded in one genomic region:
- a CDS encoding PorP/SprF family type IX secretion system membrane protein — protein MKKLFIIITIIFCSKEAFSQQDLMVSQYMFNHTFLNPGAIANKGYYNASLMYRKQWVQFEGAPESQFLSIDGPVISDKMGLGLLIQRDQIGVNTQTDIMGGYSYIIDMKKIKLSMGLRAGFSVFQANYTSHKAWDTEDNLLAQDVVSYLPNFGFGAYASHEKYFAGISIPHFLNFDPNSSISVDIKNSNQAVRHYYLMGGYNFTLNENFVLQPNTLIKHSEKAPTQLDLNMLVEFKKKYSLGIGYRTGDSFIILSKIELMDKFQFGYSFDVTMTDIRDYSKGSHEIMLNYAFGKKEKTSAASFN, from the coding sequence ATGAAAAAACTATTTATAATAATCACTATTATTTTTTGCTCAAAAGAAGCTTTTTCTCAGCAAGATTTAATGGTTTCTCAATACATGTTTAACCATACATTTTTAAATCCAGGAGCAATTGCCAATAAAGGGTATTATAATGCAAGCTTAATGTATCGTAAACAATGGGTTCAATTTGAAGGTGCTCCAGAATCTCAATTTTTATCTATAGACGGGCCTGTTATTTCTGACAAAATGGGATTGGGTTTATTAATCCAAAGAGACCAAATAGGTGTGAATACTCAGACTGATATTATGGGGGGATATTCATATATAATTGATATGAAAAAAATCAAATTGTCTATGGGACTTAGAGCTGGATTTAGTGTTTTTCAAGCTAATTACACATCTCATAAAGCATGGGATACAGAGGATAATTTATTAGCACAAGACGTTGTTAGTTATTTACCAAATTTTGGTTTTGGAGCCTATGCTTCGCACGAAAAATACTTTGCAGGTATATCTATTCCTCACTTTTTAAATTTTGACCCAAACTCATCAATTTCTGTAGATATTAAAAATTCTAATCAAGCTGTTCGCCATTATTATTTAATGGGAGGGTACAACTTTACTCTAAATGAAAATTTCGTGTTACAACCTAACACTTTAATAAAACATTCAGAAAAAGCACCTACTCAATTAGATTTAAATATGCTTGTTGAATTTAAAAAGAAGTACTCTTTAGGAATAGGATATAGAACTGGTGATAGTTTTATAATACTCTCTAAAATTGAGCTTATGGATAAATTTCAATTCGGATATTCATTCGATGTTACAATGACTGATATAAGAGATTACTCAAAAGGCTCACATGAAATTATGTTGAACTATGCTTTTGGAAAAAAAGAAAAAACTTCTGCAGCAAGTTTTAATTAA
- a CDS encoding M28 family peptidase, with the protein MKSYLIILTVFCISIIKTNAQSYNTFYGGIVTNCSYDSIEQHLIDFENLGIKEPGTAALNNTLDWLISHYQSYGYTDIIIDTFTYNGNEVYNLIITKTGTHYPNTYFVLDGHYDTKTGTGTNDNGSGTSIILETARLMKNVDTKFSVKFIHFSMEEVGLVGSTHYVNNIAFPNGMDIKLLFNIDEVGGVNGMVNNTIVCERDQANPTAANDASWAYTDTLATCVELYSNLFTTISYAYASDYMPFQAKDYVITGLFEDHYSPYAHTLGDSLGNMDIPYVFEIAKGTIGASLYFAEAYETTGIEELNENNFSIYPNPAKDILTIKAENNQFPTTVKLINAIGEIVISETITSNIKLIDVKNLPAGIYYLAIEDKINTQYKKIIISN; encoded by the coding sequence ATGAAGAGTTACTTAATCATTCTAACTGTTTTTTGTATTTCGATTATTAAAACAAACGCTCAAAGTTACAACACCTTTTATGGCGGAATTGTAACTAATTGTTCTTACGATTCTATTGAGCAGCACTTAATTGATTTTGAAAATTTAGGGATTAAAGAACCTGGTACTGCTGCATTAAACAACACCCTAGATTGGTTAATCAGTCACTACCAAAGTTATGGTTATACAGATATTATTATTGACACTTTTACCTACAATGGAAACGAAGTTTATAATCTTATTATAACCAAGACTGGAACACATTATCCCAACACATATTTTGTTTTAGATGGTCATTATGACACCAAAACCGGTACAGGAACCAACGACAACGGAAGTGGCACCTCAATAATTTTAGAAACTGCTCGATTAATGAAAAATGTAGACACTAAATTTTCTGTAAAATTCATTCATTTTAGCATGGAGGAGGTTGGTCTTGTTGGAAGCACTCATTACGTTAATAATATTGCCTTCCCTAACGGAATGGACATTAAACTATTATTTAACATTGATGAAGTTGGAGGTGTTAATGGTATGGTAAATAATACCATTGTTTGCGAACGAGACCAAGCAAATCCGACTGCTGCAAACGATGCTTCTTGGGCATATACTGATACTCTTGCTACTTGTGTTGAATTATATTCTAATTTGTTTACTACTATTTCTTATGCTTACGCATCAGATTACATGCCTTTTCAGGCTAAAGATTATGTAATAACAGGCTTATTTGAAGATCATTATTCTCCTTATGCGCATACCTTAGGAGATAGTTTAGGAAACATGGATATTCCTTATGTTTTTGAAATTGCTAAAGGCACAATAGGAGCATCTTTATACTTTGCAGAGGCTTACGAAACTACGGGAATTGAAGAGCTTAATGAAAATAATTTTAGTATCTATCCTAATCCCGCAAAAGATATCCTAACTATAAAAGCTGAGAATAATCAATTTCCTACCACTGTTAAATTAATTAATGCTATTGGAGAAATCGTAATTTCTGAAACAATTACTTCTAACATCAAATTAATTGATGTAAAAAATTTACCAGCAGGTATTTATTATCTTGCAATTGAAGATAAAATAAACACTCAATACAAAAAAATAATTATTTCGAATTAA
- a CDS encoding alpha-ketoacid dehydrogenase subunit alpha/beta, which yields MAEIIEKKVGRDTMVTKDIALEGYRLMSTAKSLTELYEANKSVCSKYVHATSRGHEAIQIACGLQLKPQDFVFPYYRDDSILLSIGMTPFQLMLQVLAKRNDPFSGGRTYYSHPSLKDDDKPKIPHQSSATGMQAIPATGVAMGIQHKEKLGLAEDYNGENPVVVCSLGDASCTEGEVSEAFQMAVLKKMPIIYLVQDNEWDISASAEETRAQDITHYAKGFKGMGVRTIDGTNFQESYDTFNEVIAIVRKERRPFIIHAKVPLLNHHTSGVRMEFYRHDKEELAEAWSKDPFPKLKQALKDQFKVKDFELIAIENKAKEQVAKDYELALAEEDPRSEDLTTHMFAPTPVTQEKGERTPAGKNKTVMVDSALFAIREIMAKHPESLLYGQDVGARIGGVFREAATLAQQFGDDRVFNTPIQEAFIVGSTVGMSAVGLKPIVEVQFADYIWPGLNQLFTEVGRSYYLSNGKWPVSMILRVPIGAYGSGGPYHSSSVESIVTNIRGVKVAYPSTGADLKGLMKAAYYDPNPVVMLEHKGLYWSKIKGTEGAMTVEPDEDYIIPFGKARTVLEAPKQDNSVAIITYGMGVYWSLAAEKNFKGQVEIIDLRTLNPLDEEAMYDAAKKHNKILIVTEESVECSFSLGLVARIQKNCFEYLDAPVEIIGSVDTPAIPLNSTLEATLLPNADKVGEALKSLLKY from the coding sequence ATGGCTGAAATTATTGAAAAAAAAGTGGGAAGAGATACTATGGTAACAAAAGATATTGCTTTAGAAGGATATAGATTAATGAGTACAGCGAAGTCATTAACTGAGTTGTATGAAGCTAATAAATCAGTTTGTTCTAAATATGTTCATGCAACATCAAGAGGTCATGAAGCCATACAAATTGCTTGTGGCTTACAATTAAAACCGCAAGATTTTGTATTTCCTTACTATAGAGATGATAGTATTTTGTTGAGTATTGGAATGACTCCATTTCAATTAATGTTACAAGTTTTAGCCAAGCGTAACGATCCATTTTCTGGAGGGAGAACCTATTATTCTCATCCAAGTTTAAAAGATGACGATAAACCAAAAATTCCTCACCAAAGTTCTGCAACAGGTATGCAAGCTATACCAGCAACAGGTGTAGCAATGGGAATTCAGCATAAAGAGAAGTTAGGGTTAGCTGAAGATTACAATGGAGAAAACCCTGTAGTAGTTTGTAGTTTAGGAGATGCTTCTTGTACTGAAGGTGAAGTTTCTGAAGCTTTTCAAATGGCAGTTTTGAAAAAAATGCCAATCATATATTTAGTTCAAGATAATGAATGGGATATCTCAGCTAGCGCTGAAGAAACTAGAGCACAAGATATTACTCATTATGCTAAAGGATTTAAAGGGATGGGGGTTCGAACTATAGATGGGACGAATTTTCAAGAATCTTATGATACCTTTAATGAAGTTATAGCAATTGTTAGAAAAGAAAGAAGACCATTTATTATACACGCAAAAGTTCCTTTGTTAAATCACCATACATCTGGTGTTAGAATGGAATTTTACCGTCATGATAAAGAAGAACTAGCTGAGGCGTGGAGTAAAGATCCTTTTCCAAAATTAAAACAGGCATTAAAAGATCAATTTAAAGTTAAAGACTTTGAATTAATAGCCATAGAAAATAAGGCAAAAGAACAAGTAGCTAAAGATTATGAATTGGCTTTAGCAGAAGAAGATCCAAGATCAGAAGATTTGACCACACATATGTTCGCTCCAACACCTGTCACTCAGGAAAAGGGAGAAAGAACACCGGCTGGAAAAAATAAAACAGTAATGGTTGACTCGGCTTTATTTGCTATTAGAGAAATAATGGCAAAACATCCTGAAAGTTTATTGTATGGACAAGATGTAGGTGCAAGAATTGGAGGGGTGTTTAGAGAAGCGGCTACGCTTGCCCAGCAATTTGGTGATGATAGGGTTTTTAATACACCAATTCAAGAAGCATTTATTGTAGGTAGTACAGTTGGAATGTCGGCTGTGGGTTTAAAACCAATTGTTGAGGTTCAATTTGCAGATTACATTTGGCCTGGTTTAAATCAGTTGTTTACTGAAGTGGGAAGGTCGTATTATTTATCAAATGGAAAATGGCCAGTAAGCATGATTTTACGAGTTCCAATTGGAGCTTATGGCTCTGGTGGACCATACCATTCTTCAAGTGTTGAATCTATTGTTACAAACATTAGAGGGGTTAAAGTTGCTTACCCAAGTACAGGTGCTGATTTAAAAGGATTAATGAAAGCAGCTTATTATGATCCAAATCCAGTTGTTATGTTAGAGCATAAAGGATTATATTGGAGTAAAATAAAAGGAACAGAAGGAGCTATGACTGTTGAGCCAGATGAGGATTATATAATTCCATTTGGTAAGGCTAGAACAGTTCTAGAAGCACCAAAGCAAGATAATTCTGTGGCAATAATTACCTACGGAATGGGAGTTTATTGGAGTTTGGCAGCTGAGAAAAACTTTAAAGGACAAGTTGAAATTATTGATTTGCGGACACTGAATCCTTTAGATGAAGAAGCAATGTATGATGCAGCTAAAAAGCATAATAAAATTTTAATTGTTACTGAGGAATCTGTAGAATGTTCTTTCTCTCTTGGTCTTGTTGCTAGAATTCAAAAAAACTGTTTTGAATATTTAGATGCACCTGTAGAAATTATTGGTTCTGTTGATACACCTGCAATCCCACTTAATTCTACATTAGAAGCAACTCTTTTACCAAATGCAGATAAAGTAGGGGAAGCTTTGAAGAGTTTATTAAAATATTGA
- a CDS encoding T9SS type B sorting domain-containing protein, which translates to MFKNIYIKSFILAFSFLTFSQTAKAQLDSCDASVPYHYVDLTGQPEGSWLSPPHKRDGSCCGAAPNCTSFEVLLDSNAAALSFQFYSGAVPTGSLSYQIDCGPSVAVGEPICIAGVGPHRITFCKPGSNTNEYLITSIAKPTFPQDDSIRSGCSKKIEVLGFEEPTITWQSVAPGAPGDYDNLLSCTSNCSETVFTPTPTTPAFIDYVVCGFPQADECGYTLTLCDTFRIYTVDSLKGSVSPNPATFCQVGPGSGVNINASGIGGDGTYNYTWYNNLGDSVGFGPSFYATSQQTYSIEINDGLSGPSCAANFMSVSVVETSEPIVEAGDNQLLCADVTEVSLTGSVSFATGAYWSGGNGAYSPDSTTLITNYFPTPSEINSGLLELYLTSTGAGGSCSNKTDTVLITFPAQLTVELSDTLLKCNDDQVLLNPTVTGGVTPYTYFWSNGTSSSTTTVGEGNYCLSISDDLGCFTDTCINVSVPSELTIAVSSTAATTNGGNDGTATALLSGGTSPYQYNWTPSGSTSTITNLSYGIYTVTATDTNGCSVDGSVVVSEPRCLGFSISTSSDTLQCYGDASSTAYVTPIGGTTPYTYQWDDPLSQTDSLITGLSSGLYTIVVTDASSCLAVTTANIIQPNQLVNTITSSNATTVGGANGSASAHPFGGTPPYSFAWSNLETTQTISNLLAGTYYLTITDDNGCSIIDSVKINEPPCNNYLLYVSGTELSCNGVLDGQAQVTVVGGTEPYNILWSTGESTNTISGLSATTYSVEVTDSNNCYSFKNITITQPNILQATANLVNDISCFGIVDGTVDLIVAGGTYPYTYSWSNGQSSEDITNLAQGSYNVAVTDLNGCTATDSISISEPTKINTSFTKIDVNCNSDSTGSINLSVNGGVIPYSYLWSNGDTIQDITNLTAGLYNFTVFDANNCQSPLGSSILISEPDSVTLDSFFVNCPIPGGTTTMVDFFPNGGTSAYQISTDSGTTYLPFLNYSAPLSIDNIHQIMVKDTNGCLSSGLNPITINPLVTIDSVAFEKCYTDAQTLSAVEAFISGGDAGVYQVSFDNGLNFETPGNYTGNLPINNSYSFVAQDQLGCLSVPFNISIPDRILANAIITSDYNGNDVACNGDTNGIALAQANGGQSPYSYLWSNGQTDSIAINLGATNYQVYITDINNCVDTADITLSQPTIVILDSFFVNCPIPGGTTTMVDFYPNGGTSAYQISTDSGTTYLPFLNYSASLSIDNIHQIMVKDTNGCLSSGLNPITINPLVTIDSVAFEKCYTDAQTLSAVEAFVSGGDAGVYQVSFDNGLNFETPGNYTGNLPINNSYSFVAQDQLGCLSVPFNISIPDRILANAIITSDYNGNDVACNGDTNGIALAQANGGQSPYSYLWSNGQTDSIAINLGATNYQVYITDINNCVDTADITLSQPTIVILDSFFVNCPIPGGTTTMVDFYPNGGTSAYQISTDSGTTYLPFLNYSASLSIDNIHQIMVKDTNGCLSSGLNPITINPLVTIDSVAFEKCYTDAQTLSAVEAFVSGGDAGVYQVSFDNGLNFETPGNYTGNLPINNSYSFVAQDQLGCLSVPFNISIPDRILANANITSDYNGNDVACNGDTNGIALAQANGGQSPYSYLWSNGQSDSIAINLGATNYQVYITDINNCVDTADITLSQPDSISETISVSSNYNGYDISCFGASDGSIDLNVLGGTSPYAFLWNNLAVTEDPSNLSSGYYKVIITDINGCSDSTEITLNQPDSIILTSIIDHVKCNAYTDGSIDLTVTGGVSPYQYNWSNSEITEDITNIGQGNYNITVTDLNDCIASTSYSVDEESPLILSHTQENITCYNFANGSIDLSVNGGVLPYIYTWNNLSQDEDLQDLTPGTYSVLVTDSNNCFKNDTIYITQPDSLWADISSDLYPNGHNISLYQMADGSINLDVYGGTLPYQFEWSNGSSNEDLNNLIAGMYSVILTDNNGCKYNTEIVLTQPFELEMPTVITPNGDGNNDYFVVHGIESFPSNSIIIFNRWGDEVYNMTNYDNKWQGQSNKGNDLPAGNYFIILKIDNQDITLTGYVEILR; encoded by the coding sequence ATGTTTAAAAACATTTATATCAAATCGTTTATTCTTGCATTTAGCTTTCTTACTTTTAGCCAAACTGCTAAAGCTCAATTAGATTCATGTGATGCTTCTGTACCATATCACTATGTTGATTTAACTGGGCAACCTGAAGGAAGTTGGCTATCACCCCCTCACAAAAGAGATGGAAGTTGTTGTGGTGCTGCACCAAACTGTACATCTTTTGAAGTACTTTTAGATTCAAATGCAGCTGCTTTAAGTTTTCAATTTTATTCTGGTGCCGTACCCACTGGTTCCTTATCTTATCAGATAGATTGCGGACCTAGCGTTGCTGTTGGCGAACCTATTTGTATTGCTGGTGTAGGACCTCATCGTATTACTTTTTGTAAACCTGGTAGCAATACCAATGAATATTTAATAACTTCAATTGCAAAACCAACTTTCCCACAAGATGATTCAATTAGATCTGGTTGTAGTAAAAAGATAGAGGTCCTTGGATTTGAAGAACCAACGATTACATGGCAATCAGTAGCACCAGGAGCTCCCGGTGATTATGATAATTTATTAAGTTGTACTAGTAATTGCTCTGAAACAGTTTTTACTCCTACTCCAACTACTCCTGCATTTATTGATTATGTTGTTTGTGGATTTCCTCAGGCAGATGAATGTGGTTACACCCTAACATTATGTGATACTTTTAGAATTTATACTGTCGATTCATTGAAAGGAAGTGTTTCACCGAATCCAGCAACCTTTTGTCAAGTTGGCCCCGGAAGTGGCGTAAATATTAATGCTTCTGGGATTGGTGGTGATGGAACATATAATTATACCTGGTATAATAACTTAGGAGATTCTGTTGGTTTTGGACCAAGCTTTTACGCTACCAGTCAACAAACTTATTCTATTGAGATAAATGATGGTTTATCTGGACCTTCTTGTGCAGCTAACTTTATGAGTGTATCAGTTGTAGAAACTTCAGAGCCAATAGTCGAAGCAGGAGACAATCAGTTATTGTGTGCAGATGTAACAGAGGTTAGTCTGACAGGTTCAGTTAGTTTTGCTACTGGTGCATATTGGAGTGGTGGAAATGGCGCATACTCTCCTGATTCAACAACTTTAATTACTAATTATTTTCCTACTCCTAGTGAAATTAATTCTGGCTTGCTGGAGTTATACTTAACTTCTACTGGAGCTGGTGGTTCATGTTCTAACAAAACAGATACAGTTTTAATTACATTCCCTGCTCAATTAACTGTTGAATTATCAGATACATTATTAAAATGTAATGATGATCAAGTTCTTTTAAATCCAACCGTTACCGGTGGGGTAACTCCTTATACTTACTTTTGGAGTAATGGAACCTCTTCTTCAACTACAACTGTAGGAGAAGGTAATTATTGCTTATCCATTTCGGATGATTTAGGTTGTTTTACTGACACGTGTATAAATGTAAGTGTGCCAAGTGAATTAACTATAGCTGTTTCGAGTACTGCAGCCACAACAAACGGAGGCAATGATGGAACAGCTACAGCATTGTTATCTGGAGGAACTTCTCCATATCAATATAACTGGACTCCATCAGGTAGTACTTCTACAATCACAAATTTATCATATGGAATTTATACTGTCACTGCTACAGACACAAATGGATGTTCTGTAGATGGAAGTGTAGTTGTAAGCGAACCTAGATGTTTAGGTTTTTCTATATCAACATCATCAGACACTCTCCAATGTTATGGAGATGCTTCTTCAACTGCATATGTTACTCCAATTGGAGGAACAACCCCCTACACTTATCAATGGGATGATCCGCTAAGTCAAACAGATTCACTAATAACTGGTCTTAGTTCGGGGTTATACACTATAGTTGTAACAGATGCAAGTAGCTGTTTAGCAGTAACAACAGCTAATATTATTCAGCCAAATCAACTTGTAAATACGATAACATCCTCTAACGCTACAACTGTTGGTGGCGCTAACGGCTCTGCTTCTGCACATCCTTTTGGAGGGACACCTCCTTATTCTTTTGCATGGAGTAACTTAGAAACTACTCAAACAATATCTAATTTACTAGCAGGAACTTACTACTTAACTATTACAGATGATAACGGATGTTCTATTATTGATAGTGTTAAGATTAATGAGCCTCCTTGTAATAATTACCTTCTTTATGTTTCTGGAACTGAGTTAAGCTGTAATGGGGTTCTAGATGGTCAAGCTCAAGTTACAGTTGTTGGAGGTACTGAGCCTTATAATATATTATGGAGTACTGGAGAATCAACAAATACAATTTCTGGATTATCTGCAACTACGTACTCTGTTGAAGTAACAGATTCTAATAATTGTTATTCATTTAAAAATATAACTATTACCCAACCTAATATTCTTCAGGCAACTGCTAATCTAGTAAACGATATTAGTTGCTTTGGTATAGTTGATGGAACAGTTGACCTTATTGTTGCTGGAGGAACATATCCTTATACTTATAGCTGGTCAAATGGTCAATCAAGTGAAGACATTACAAACTTAGCTCAGGGATCTTACAATGTAGCTGTTACTGATTTAAATGGATGTACTGCTACTGATAGTATTTCAATTTCTGAGCCAACTAAAATCAATACATCATTTACTAAAATCGATGTAAATTGTAATAGTGATTCAACTGGAAGTATTAACCTATCGGTAAACGGTGGAGTTATTCCATATAGCTATTTATGGTCAAATGGTGATACGATACAAGATATTACAAATTTAACAGCTGGTTTATATAATTTCACTGTTTTTGATGCTAACAACTGTCAATCTCCATTAGGATCTAGTATATTAATATCAGAACCTGACTCTGTTACTCTTGATAGCTTTTTCGTAAACTGTCCTATTCCTGGTGGCACAACAACTATGGTTGATTTTTTCCCGAATGGTGGTACATCTGCATACCAAATATCTACAGATAGTGGCACCACATATTTGCCTTTTTTAAATTATAGCGCTCCTTTATCTATTGATAACATTCATCAAATTATGGTGAAAGATACTAATGGTTGTTTATCTTCTGGTTTAAACCCTATTACCATTAATCCATTAGTAACTATTGATAGCGTTGCTTTTGAAAAATGCTATACAGATGCTCAAACACTTAGTGCTGTTGAAGCTTTTATTTCTGGTGGTGATGCTGGCGTTTATCAAGTTTCTTTTGATAATGGGCTTAATTTTGAAACACCAGGAAACTATACCGGCAACTTACCTATTAATAACTCTTACTCTTTTGTAGCTCAAGATCAATTAGGATGTCTTTCTGTTCCTTTTAACATTTCAATTCCTGATAGAATACTAGCCAATGCCATTATTACTTCTGACTATAATGGTAATGATGTAGCTTGTAATGGAGATACTAACGGAATCGCTTTAGCTCAAGCAAATGGTGGACAAAGTCCATACTCTTACTTGTGGTCAAATGGGCAAACAGATTCCATTGCTATTAACTTAGGAGCTACTAATTATCAAGTTTATATTACTGACATTAACAACTGTGTTGATACTGCTGATATCACGCTTAGCCAACCGACAATTGTAATTCTTGATAGCTTTTTCGTAAACTGTCCTATTCCTGGTGGCACAACAACTATGGTTGATTTTTACCCAAATGGTGGTACATCTGCATACCAAATATCTACAGATAGTGGTACCACATATTTACCTTTTTTAAATTATAGTGCTTCTTTATCTATTGATAACATTCATCAAATTATGGTGAAAGATACTAATGGTTGTTTATCTTCTGGTTTAAACCCTATTACCATTAATCCATTAGTAACTATTGATAGCGTTGCTTTTGAAAAATGCTATACAGATGCTCAAACACTTAGTGCTGTTGAAGCTTTTGTTTCTGGTGGTGATGCTGGCGTTTATCAAGTTTCTTTTGATAATGGGCTTAATTTTGAAACACCAGGAAACTATACCGGCAACTTACCTATTAATAACTCTTACTCTTTTGTAGCTCAAGATCAATTAGGATGTCTTTCAGTTCCTTTTAACATTTCAATTCCTGATAGAATACTAGCCAATGCCATTATTACTTCTGACTATAATGGTAATGATGTAGCTTGTAATGGAGATACTAACGGAATCGCTTTAGCTCAAGCAAATGGTGGACAAAGTCCATACTCTTACTTGTGGTCAAATGGGCAAACAGATTCCATTGCTATTAACTTAGGAGCTACTAATTATCAAGTTTATATTACTGACATTAACAACTGTGTTGATACTGCTGATATCACGCTTAGCCAACCGACAATTGTAATTCTTGATAGCTTTTTCGTAAACTGTCCTATTCCTGGTGGCACAACAACTATGGTTGATTTTTACCCAAATGGTGGTACATCTGCATACCAAATATCTACAGATAGTGGTACCACATATTTACCTTTTTTAAATTATAGTGCTTCTTTATCTATTGATAACATTCATCAAATTATGGTGAAAGATACTAATGGTTGTTTATCTTCTGGTTTAAACCCTATTACCATTAATCCATTAGTAACTATTGATAGCGTTGCTTTTGAAAAATGCTATACAGATGCTCAAACACTTAGTGCTGTTGAAGCTTTTGTTTCTGGTGGTGATGCTGGCGTTTATCAAGTTTCTTTTGATAATGGGCTTAATTTTGAAACACCAGGAAACTATACCGGCAACTTACCTATTAATAACTCTTACTCTTTTGTAGCTCAAGATCAATTAGGATGTCTTTCAGTTCCTTTTAACATTTCAATTCCTGATAGAATACTAGCCAATGCCAATATTACTTCTGACTATAATGGTAATGATGTAGCTTGTAATGGAGATACTAACGGAATCGCTTTAGCTCAAGCAAATGGTGGACAAAGTCCATACTCTTACTTGTGGTCAAATGGGCAATCAGATTCCATTGCTATTAACTTAGGAGCTACTAATTATCAAGTTTATATTACTGACATTAACAACTGTGTTGATACTGCTGATATCACGCTTAGCCAACCTGATTCTATTTCTGAAACAATATCTGTATCATCTAATTATAATGGTTATGATATCAGTTGTTTTGGTGCTTCTGATGGTAGTATAGATTTAAATGTATTAGGAGGTACATCTCCATATGCCTTTTTATGGAATAACTTAGCAGTAACTGAAGATCCTTCAAACCTTTCTTCTGGCTATTATAAAGTTATAATAACTGATATCAATGGATGTAGCGATTCTACAGAAATCACTTTAAACCAACCTGATTCAATTATATTAACATCAATAATTGATCATGTTAAATGTAATGCATATACAGATGGTTCAATTGACTTAACAGTAACTGGAGGTGTTTCTCCTTACCAATACAACTGGAGTAATTCTGAAATAACAGAAGATATAACTAATATCGGTCAAGGAAATTATAACATTACCGTTACTGATTTAAATGATTGTATAGCTTCAACTTCATATTCAGTTGATGAAGAATCCCCTTTAATTCTTTCGCATACACAAGAAAATATAACCTGTTACAACTTTGCAAATGGTAGCATTGATTTATCAGTGAATGGAGGAGTTCTTCCATATATTTATACTTGGAATAATTTATCTCAAGATGAAGATCTTCAAGACTTAACTCCTGGAACTTATTCAGTATTAGTCACTGATTCTAATAATTGTTTTAAAAATGACACCATATACATAACTCAACCAGATTCATTATGGGCAGATATTAGCAGTGATTTATATCCCAACGGACATAATATAAGCTTATATCAAATGGCAGATGGATCTATAAACCTTGATGTTTATGGAGGCACATTACCATATCAATTTGAGTGGTCTAATGGTTCATCAAATGAAGATTTGAATAATTTAATTGCAGGGATGTATTCTGTAATTCTAACGGATAATAATGGCTGTAAATACAATACAGAAATCGTTTTAACTCAACCTTTCGAATTAGAAATGCCTACAGTAATTACTCCAAACGGAGATGGCAATAATGATTATTTTGTAGTTCATGGAATTGAATCTTTTCCTTCAAATTCAATTATTATTTTTAATAGATGGGGAGATGAAGTATACAATATGACTAACTATGATAATAAATGGCAAGGGCAATCTAATAAAGGAAATGATTTACCTGCAGGTAATTATTTCATCATATTAAAAATAGACAATCAAGATATTACCTTAACAGGTTATGTTGAAATTTTAAGGTAA